In Corynebacterium ulcerans, one genomic interval encodes:
- a CDS encoding precorrin-8X methylmutase has protein sequence MSFDYITDGNEIYRQSFAMIREESDLSNFDPDQAQVAVRMIHAAGEVDLAEDIEFSANLVPAARSALKAGAPIFTDVNMVKSGVTRKRLPADNDVICLLKDERIPELAARLGTTRSAAAVELWAERLDGAIVAIGNAPTALFHLMNWLAEDAARPRPAAIIGIPVGFIGAAESKSALSNVAADLGTEFVTVHGRRGGSAITCAAINALATEKEILP, from the coding sequence GTGAGCTTTGACTACATCACCGACGGCAATGAGATTTACCGTCAATCCTTTGCGATGATTCGTGAGGAATCCGATCTCAGTAACTTTGATCCAGACCAAGCACAAGTTGCTGTCCGTATGATTCATGCCGCCGGTGAGGTAGATCTCGCTGAGGACATTGAGTTCTCGGCGAACCTTGTTCCCGCAGCTCGAAGTGCGCTTAAAGCGGGAGCCCCCATTTTTACTGATGTCAACATGGTAAAAAGCGGAGTGACCCGTAAACGACTTCCCGCAGACAACGACGTAATCTGTCTGCTTAAAGACGAACGCATCCCAGAACTTGCAGCCCGACTCGGCACAACCCGATCTGCCGCGGCAGTAGAACTATGGGCTGAGCGTCTCGACGGCGCCATCGTAGCTATCGGCAACGCTCCTACAGCGCTCTTCCACTTAATGAACTGGCTTGCCGAAGATGCCGCCCGGCCGCGCCCCGCCGCAATTATCGGGATCCCCGTGGGGTTCATCGGTGCTGCTGAATCCAAGTCAGCTTTATCTAATGTGGCCGCAGATCTTGGTACTGAGTTTGTTACCGTCCATGGACGTCGTGGCGGCTCCGCCATCACATGTGCTGCTATTAATGCTCTTGCCACAGAAAAGGAGATACTCCCGTGA
- a CDS encoding FxsA family protein, whose translation MPLFIGLPYILIEALAFWGVAQWLGTATALIALIAFLFGGLFLAAFEMRSISRRLASGNSSPGRAAGDLGLLAAGAVGVALPGFVTSLFGLLLILPPTRALIRSFLAKGLRKKIEDMGVRSFEATNSYRQHASYGSFSAQSVIEHDQLDEEEIQKWSRDIKPEDFGGPHGPNPQQK comes from the coding sequence ATGCCGCTTTTTATTGGTCTTCCGTACATTTTGATCGAAGCTCTTGCCTTCTGGGGTGTTGCTCAGTGGCTGGGGACCGCCACTGCACTCATCGCGCTCATCGCTTTTCTTTTTGGCGGCTTATTTCTTGCGGCCTTTGAAATGCGAAGCATTTCACGTCGTCTAGCCTCTGGTAATTCGTCTCCGGGGCGTGCCGCAGGTGATCTAGGGCTATTAGCTGCCGGAGCCGTGGGAGTAGCCCTCCCTGGCTTTGTCACAAGCTTATTTGGCCTTCTGCTTATTCTTCCTCCTACTAGAGCGCTCATTCGATCGTTTTTGGCCAAAGGACTTAGAAAAAAGATCGAGGATATGGGCGTTCGCAGTTTCGAGGCAACCAATAGTTATAGGCAACATGCCAGCTACGGCAGCTTTAGCGCACAATCAGTGATCGAACATGACCAGCTCGACGAGGAAGAGATCCAAAAGTGGTCCCGCGATATAAAGCCTGAGGATTTCGGTGGGCCACACGGGCCGAATCCGCAACAAAAATAA
- a CDS encoding amino acid permease — protein MSANDSGSPAQSVAELPINIKQRQVRTSRIRRNGGLKHRHLHFIALGSAIGTGLFYGSAGAIQAAGPSVLLVYVLGGAVVYFMLRALGEMAVRNPISGSFAEYAREHMGGWAGYITGWMFAFEMVIVCLADLTAIGIYMKFWLPHVSQWVWVVVTLLIVGAANIATVKAFGELEFFFTLIKVGAVIAMIIGGAAVLVFGLSNAETGPANLVADGGFFPNGIKGMIASFMLVLFAFGGTEIIGVAGSEAENPEKSIPQAINTVPLRILLFYVLAILVILLINPWRTITGDESPFVQIFDSLGVTWAAALLNVVVIAAALSAINADLFGAGRVLTGLAKQNLAPKAMAHTYRNVPVMTTVILVIVLIIGAALNVVLPDRVFEIVAALATFATVYVWLMILLAHLFSRRKMSATEIAALGYKVPLWPWGQYFAIGFIAFTFGIMVWLPEYHLALAVGIGFLAVMTLMYFTCAKRHHRIIDGAVFVDNER, from the coding sequence ATGAGCGCCAATGACAGTGGCTCCCCTGCTCAATCCGTGGCAGAGTTACCGATTAACATAAAGCAGCGGCAAGTTCGTACTTCTCGAATTAGACGCAACGGTGGCTTAAAACATCGGCACCTTCATTTCATTGCCTTAGGATCTGCCATAGGAACAGGCCTTTTTTATGGTTCAGCTGGGGCTATACAAGCAGCAGGTCCTTCAGTATTGCTTGTCTATGTGCTCGGTGGCGCAGTGGTTTATTTCATGCTTCGGGCATTGGGTGAGATGGCGGTTCGCAACCCTATTTCCGGATCTTTTGCGGAATATGCACGTGAGCATATGGGCGGCTGGGCCGGCTATATCACCGGGTGGATGTTTGCTTTTGAAATGGTCATAGTTTGTTTGGCCGACCTCACTGCAATCGGCATCTATATGAAGTTTTGGCTTCCACATGTCTCCCAATGGGTATGGGTTGTAGTGACTCTGCTGATAGTAGGCGCGGCGAATATAGCTACTGTAAAAGCATTCGGGGAACTGGAATTCTTTTTCACTCTCATCAAGGTCGGGGCTGTTATCGCGATGATCATTGGTGGTGCGGCAGTACTTGTTTTTGGCCTGAGTAATGCAGAGACTGGACCTGCAAATCTCGTTGCGGACGGCGGTTTCTTCCCCAACGGCATAAAGGGGATGATTGCATCCTTCATGTTGGTGCTCTTTGCTTTCGGCGGCACTGAAATCATCGGTGTGGCAGGCTCAGAAGCAGAAAATCCAGAAAAGTCGATTCCACAAGCAATTAATACTGTTCCTCTGCGTATTTTGCTTTTTTATGTTCTCGCGATTTTGGTGATCTTGTTGATCAACCCGTGGCGGACTATTACCGGCGATGAGTCTCCTTTTGTTCAAATATTTGATTCCCTCGGGGTAACGTGGGCAGCGGCTCTGCTGAATGTGGTGGTGATTGCGGCGGCGCTGTCAGCAATTAATGCGGACTTATTTGGCGCGGGGCGAGTTCTTACTGGACTAGCAAAACAAAACCTTGCGCCGAAAGCGATGGCGCATACCTACCGTAATGTCCCTGTCATGACCACGGTTATTCTGGTCATCGTGCTGATCATCGGAGCGGCCCTCAACGTGGTACTGCCCGACCGCGTGTTTGAGATCGTTGCAGCATTAGCCACGTTTGCCACCGTATATGTCTGGTTGATGATTCTTCTCGCACATCTCTTCTCACGGAGAAAAATGAGTGCTACAGAAATAGCAGCTCTAGGCTATAAAGTTCCTTTGTGGCCGTGGGGACAGTACTTTGCCATTGGCTTTATCGCTTTTACTTTTGGAATCATGGTGTGGCTTCCTGAATACCACCTAGCGCTTGCCGTGGGAATCGGCTTTTTAGCAGTCATGACCCTGATGTATTTTACGTGTGCCAAGCGCCATCACCGCATAATTGACGGCGCTGTATTCGTGGATAACGAGCGTTAA
- the cobJ gene encoding precorrin-3B C(17)-methyltransferase, with translation MSEARLIGVGVGPGDPELLTVKAVKAIQNADVIAYHARPNGTSAARKIAEAYLTDTQEYVLLEYPVTTGITDHPGGYAGAMADFYLDATQRLRTYLQQGKTVVVLALGDPMLYSSYQHLHKHLAEEFPAEIIPGIPSITAAADVLGMPLSEDDEVLSIIPGTLPSAELTQRLLDCDTAVVMKLGRTFTKVRQCLIDAGVADRAYVVKRVGMEGQSTIPVLEADPDSIPYFAVAVVPSLVHQKHGVLPKAHRQDAALGEVVVVGLGPGASRWMTPETTTELKNATDIVGYSTYVNRVPLRAGQRRHLSDNKVEAERAAMALDMAKQGRKVVVVSSGDPGVFAMAAAVLETADDEQWREVPVRVIPGMTAAQAVASRVGAPLGHDFGMISLSNRLKPFEIVEKRIRALAGADMAFACYNPASKERRWQVAKLREIVLEYQPEDTPVIVARAVGSDQEKVVVTTLRDFDPDIVDMRTMVIVGASTTRQYIGADGLRVFTSRRYE, from the coding sequence GTGAGCGAGGCACGACTCATTGGCGTAGGGGTAGGCCCTGGCGATCCCGAACTGTTAACAGTCAAAGCCGTAAAAGCTATTCAAAACGCAGACGTAATTGCTTACCATGCTCGGCCTAACGGAACATCAGCTGCACGGAAGATCGCCGAAGCTTATTTAACGGACACACAAGAGTATGTACTTCTGGAATATCCAGTGACAACAGGAATCACTGATCATCCCGGAGGATATGCCGGAGCTATGGCCGACTTCTACCTTGATGCCACCCAGCGACTTCGCACATACCTACAGCAAGGTAAAACCGTCGTTGTGTTGGCACTCGGCGATCCCATGCTTTATAGCTCGTACCAGCACTTGCATAAGCATCTCGCAGAAGAATTTCCCGCAGAAATCATCCCAGGAATCCCCTCTATTACTGCTGCAGCTGATGTCTTGGGTATGCCGCTATCTGAGGATGATGAAGTTCTCTCGATCATCCCAGGAACACTTCCTAGCGCTGAACTAACCCAGCGACTTCTTGATTGCGACACAGCAGTCGTGATGAAGCTGGGTCGTACGTTTACAAAAGTTCGACAGTGCCTCATAGATGCAGGAGTTGCTGATCGAGCGTACGTGGTAAAGCGCGTAGGAATGGAGGGGCAAAGCACAATCCCTGTACTTGAAGCCGATCCGGATTCTATCCCCTATTTCGCAGTAGCGGTTGTCCCCTCGTTGGTGCACCAAAAACATGGTGTATTGCCCAAAGCGCATCGCCAGGATGCTGCCCTAGGGGAAGTCGTAGTCGTAGGCCTCGGGCCTGGTGCCTCACGGTGGATGACACCCGAGACCACCACGGAATTAAAAAACGCCACTGACATTGTTGGTTATTCCACCTATGTCAACCGCGTGCCTCTGCGCGCCGGGCAACGCCGACACCTCTCCGATAACAAGGTGGAAGCTGAGCGCGCAGCAATGGCCTTAGACATGGCAAAACAGGGAAGAAAAGTTGTGGTGGTTTCTTCTGGGGATCCCGGAGTGTTTGCCATGGCTGCGGCAGTTCTAGAAACAGCTGATGACGAACAATGGCGCGAGGTGCCGGTTCGCGTTATCCCCGGTATGACCGCGGCGCAAGCCGTAGCGTCCCGAGTAGGCGCACCTTTAGGCCATGATTTTGGGATGATCTCTTTGTCTAACCGGCTCAAGCCCTTTGAGATCGTGGAAAAGCGTATCCGTGCGCTCGCAGGTGCTGACATGGCTTTTGCCTGCTACAACCCTGCATCAAAGGAACGTCGTTGGCAGGTAGCAAAACTGAGAGAGATTGTTTTGGAATACCAGCCGGAAGATACCCCCGTCATTGTGGCTCGTGCGGTGGGATCCGACCAGGAAAAAGTTGTGGTGACTACCCTGCGAGACTTTGACCCAGACATTGTTGACATGCGCACCATGGTGATCGTGGGAGCGTCGACAACGCGCCAATACATAGGAGCAGATGGACTCCGCGTTTTTACTTCACGACGCTACGAATAA
- a CDS encoding precorrin-3B synthase — translation MLRMTHPNPSQSAVLIAHPDRSRSDMCPGALKLHHATDGSIGRVRFPGGRVRPEQWKTIAQIARELGDGTIHITTRGNMQFRGVKDEAQFATVVEKAGFLPSRSHDKIRNILASPLHPELRPLVESLDAALLNDDVVSGLSGRTLFGFDAGEGDILGQRPDFGVIALDDAHHMILGGQITEIRLNTLDIIPEVLTFAARMWQENREDSWRLHESPSIRAHILDQVQTHFSVDTQPVTPPVIEGSARPVGWIDLGDERVSLGAGLRFGFLTAQVADILSAIDAETTITPWASIVIHDLPHHDADAVVKVLAPLGLIFDQESPWLRVTACTGLPGCQKSLSNTQKDATQLVLSDKAPEGLVHFSGCDRRCGHPLSHHTEYVATGDGEYEVSAR, via the coding sequence ATGTTGCGCATGACCCACCCTAATCCCTCGCAATCAGCAGTACTGATTGCTCATCCTGACCGTAGTCGTTCTGATATGTGCCCTGGTGCGCTTAAGCTGCATCACGCTACGGACGGATCTATTGGGCGCGTTCGCTTCCCCGGCGGGCGAGTACGCCCAGAACAATGGAAAACGATTGCCCAGATCGCTCGAGAACTTGGTGATGGAACAATTCACATCACTACCCGAGGAAATATGCAGTTCCGCGGTGTGAAAGATGAAGCACAGTTTGCCACCGTGGTCGAAAAGGCTGGGTTCTTGCCTTCGCGGAGCCACGATAAGATTAGGAACATCCTAGCCTCTCCCCTGCACCCTGAGCTGCGGCCACTAGTAGAAAGCTTAGACGCTGCGCTTTTAAACGATGACGTAGTCTCGGGTTTGTCTGGGCGCACCCTTTTTGGGTTTGACGCAGGCGAAGGCGACATTCTGGGCCAAAGGCCAGACTTCGGCGTTATCGCACTTGATGATGCACACCATATGATCCTGGGCGGGCAGATCACTGAGATTCGCCTGAATACCCTAGACATCATCCCCGAGGTGCTTACTTTTGCCGCGCGAATGTGGCAAGAAAATCGTGAAGACTCGTGGCGTCTACATGAAAGCCCATCCATACGCGCTCACATCCTCGATCAAGTCCAGACGCACTTTTCCGTGGACACACAACCGGTAACCCCTCCAGTCATTGAGGGATCTGCGCGTCCGGTTGGTTGGATTGACCTTGGTGATGAGCGTGTTTCTTTGGGAGCGGGGCTTCGCTTTGGCTTCCTCACTGCGCAGGTTGCCGATATTTTAAGCGCTATAGATGCAGAGACAACGATTACCCCTTGGGCATCAATCGTGATCCACGATCTCCCTCACCATGATGCAGATGCCGTGGTGAAAGTACTGGCACCGCTTGGGCTGATTTTTGACCAAGAATCACCATGGTTACGCGTAACCGCGTGCACCGGTCTGCCAGGTTGCCAGAAATCTTTATCCAACACCCAAAAGGACGCAACACAGTTGGTCCTTTCAGATAAAGCACCAGAGGGCCTTGTACACTTTTCAGGGTGCGATCGCCGTTGCGGTCATCCCCTATCCCATCACACGGAATACGTTGCCACCGGCGACGGAGAGTACGAGGTATCAGCAAGGTGA
- the lnt gene encoding apolipoprotein N-acyltransferase, with translation MSFSSHAVRSILVRSAVAALAGLSVYASYAPLGWFFAAPIGLALLCGALAPWKGNHPSGKTGALLGFVYSVTLFLLLLPWIGEFVGAMPYIALSTFLSLYSIPLGIIGVRLLRHRVGWVWFPFVIVAVEWARSNFPFGGFAWVRIAWGQIDSPLAGVASWGGPALVSLLTAVVGTALWQCVTNSAYRRQTVSTMVAVLLVAGVATLTNGRAHEQGTVNVAAIQGNVPRLGLDFNAQRRAVLANHVRETEKLSEQPDLVIWPENSADVSPLSDQQAEQLVSQAVAHAQAPILVGTITKDAVGHRNSMVVFDPQTGIGETHNKKYLQPFGEYMPWREFFRKLSPLVDLAGDFKPGNGNGVVHMTAATTGKNIAVGIATCYEVAFDQAGRDAVTAGAQILTTPTNNATFGFTDMTYQQLAMSRMRAIELDRAVVVAATSGVSALVKPDGSVISQTKIFQSATLEDALPLRDTLTFSARYGTYIEYALVIIGTMCALWSLFFQSTSTGKGTSRKLKSQTAKR, from the coding sequence ATGTCCTTCTCCTCGCACGCGGTGCGATCAATCCTTGTCCGGTCTGCGGTCGCAGCTCTCGCGGGGCTATCTGTTTATGCTTCCTACGCGCCCCTTGGGTGGTTTTTCGCAGCTCCCATTGGCCTTGCACTCTTATGCGGTGCTTTAGCCCCGTGGAAAGGAAACCACCCATCAGGTAAAACTGGTGCACTCCTGGGTTTTGTTTATTCCGTCACGCTTTTTCTCCTTCTTTTGCCCTGGATAGGTGAGTTTGTTGGCGCTATGCCCTACATTGCGCTTTCCACGTTCTTGTCCTTGTACTCCATTCCGTTGGGAATAATAGGCGTTCGGCTTTTGCGCCATCGTGTGGGATGGGTCTGGTTTCCCTTTGTCATCGTGGCAGTGGAATGGGCGCGCTCTAATTTTCCGTTCGGTGGGTTCGCGTGGGTTCGTATCGCGTGGGGTCAGATTGATAGTCCTCTCGCTGGAGTAGCTTCTTGGGGAGGACCAGCCCTCGTATCGCTTCTCACTGCCGTTGTGGGGACGGCGCTTTGGCAATGCGTCACTAATTCCGCTTATCGACGCCAAACTGTGTCCACTATGGTCGCGGTTCTCCTAGTGGCGGGCGTCGCAACGCTCACAAACGGGCGAGCTCATGAACAGGGAACCGTGAACGTAGCGGCTATACAAGGCAACGTTCCACGGTTAGGGCTCGATTTCAATGCTCAACGCCGGGCCGTACTAGCCAACCATGTGAGGGAAACGGAAAAGCTATCTGAACAACCTGACTTAGTAATCTGGCCGGAAAACTCAGCCGATGTGAGCCCGTTGAGCGATCAGCAGGCTGAGCAACTTGTGTCCCAAGCCGTGGCACATGCACAAGCGCCTATCCTTGTAGGAACCATCACCAAGGATGCCGTGGGACATCGAAATTCCATGGTGGTTTTTGACCCGCAAACGGGCATAGGGGAGACCCACAACAAGAAATACCTTCAGCCTTTTGGCGAGTACATGCCTTGGAGAGAGTTCTTTAGGAAACTCTCTCCATTGGTAGACCTGGCTGGAGATTTTAAACCTGGAAATGGCAACGGCGTTGTGCACATGACAGCTGCCACCACAGGAAAGAATATAGCCGTAGGCATCGCCACGTGTTATGAGGTCGCGTTTGATCAAGCCGGCCGCGACGCAGTTACTGCTGGTGCTCAGATACTTACGACTCCCACTAACAACGCAACCTTTGGGTTCACAGATATGACCTATCAGCAATTGGCAATGAGCCGCATGCGGGCCATTGAATTGGATAGGGCAGTAGTTGTAGCAGCGACGTCCGGGGTCTCCGCACTGGTGAAACCCGATGGTTCCGTTATTTCTCAAACTAAAATCTTCCAGTCTGCTACTTTGGAAGATGCGCTTCCTCTTCGCGACACGCTGACCTTTTCAGCTA
- the cobN gene encoding cobaltochelatase subunit CobN produces MITLLSTSDTDLLSAKVAGETDNVSFHCANPNYVSEEKLDELIAQTDVFVVRLLGGKRAWESGLEKILASSVPLVAVSGELAVDAELTELSTAPAGVVTTAHTYLAEGGQANFINLHNFLSDTLLFTGLGFEEPQHMPVWGYLDRKSTITAPPQAPRIGIIYYRAQHLAGNTAYIEALSHAIEEKGGLPVPIFAASLRQASEELLQELRTCDALITTVLAAGGTKPATVGAGGDDEAWDVAKLAALDVPIIQGLALTNARSEWEDNDEGLSPLDVATQIAVPEFDGRIISVPFSFKEYDSDGLISYVPDAERCSRLAGIAIRHAALRTIENKDKKLVLMLSAYPTKHARIGNAVGLDTPLSTLRVLQALNNAGYDLGNTSEIPGYSEDGAHDGDALMHAIIAAGGHDPEWLTDEVIENNPLKLSQADYLSFFASLPQAMQDEMIQHWGQAPGTHYVNQETGELYIAGLQFGNVVVMVQPPRGFGENPVGIYHDPDLPANHHYLGVYYWLREIFGANAIVHMGKHGNMEWLPGKNAGLSAECYPDQAISELPLIYPFLVNDPGEGTQAKRRAHATLVDHMIPPMARAESYGDITRLEQLLDEHANIASMDPAKLPAIRQEIWTLLQAAKMDKDLGWEERPDEDAFDDQIMEIDGWLCEIKDAAIRGGLHILGEAVTGEVRIELVLAMLRARQLWGGDKAVPGLRESLGLSEAGDETLGRVDTVEKIAHALLTEIDAAGWDPNSVSPILDATELPGNANKEELAKLLGFACKEIIPRLAQSEREIDQILRALDGRFIEAGPSGSPMRGLVNVLPTGRNFYSVDPKSLPSRLAWETGQLLADSLIERYRAEHNGDYPTSVGLSVWGTSAMRTSGDDIAEVFALLGVRPVWDEASRRVIDLEVMSLEELGRPRIDTTVRISGFFRDAFPHVLALIDDAVQLVAHLDEPLHMNYIKAHALDDAQQDHVRRIFGSKPGTYGAGLLELIESGTWRDDKDLADVYTAWGGYAYGRGMSGVEAADDMRTAYRRIQVAAKNVDSKEHDIADSDDYFQFHGGMVATVRALTGKDPEAYIGDSTRQETVKTRTLHEESRRVFRARVINPRWIAAMRKHGYKGAFEMSATVDYLFGYDATTGLMDDWMYETLTDTYVKDPENKEFFEASNPWALRDISERLLEAADRGLWENPTQEALDTLRGTFLEMEGTLEEDSQ; encoded by the coding sequence ATGATCACGCTTTTGTCTACATCGGATACAGATCTCCTTTCGGCCAAAGTAGCGGGAGAAACTGATAACGTCAGCTTCCATTGTGCTAACCCAAACTATGTCTCCGAAGAAAAGCTCGACGAACTTATCGCACAGACTGACGTCTTTGTCGTCCGTCTTTTGGGAGGAAAACGCGCATGGGAATCTGGCTTAGAAAAAATCCTCGCCTCTTCGGTTCCTTTGGTAGCCGTTTCCGGCGAACTTGCAGTGGACGCTGAGCTCACCGAGTTATCCACCGCACCGGCAGGGGTTGTCACCACAGCCCATACGTACTTAGCCGAGGGCGGCCAAGCTAACTTTATAAATCTTCACAATTTTCTTTCCGATACTCTGTTGTTTACTGGCTTAGGCTTTGAAGAGCCACAACACATGCCGGTGTGGGGATATCTAGACAGAAAATCCACGATCACGGCTCCACCGCAGGCTCCCCGAATCGGCATTATTTATTACCGAGCACAGCATCTAGCAGGCAATACCGCCTACATCGAAGCCCTTTCCCACGCCATCGAGGAAAAAGGCGGACTACCTGTACCAATTTTTGCCGCATCACTGCGTCAAGCATCAGAAGAATTACTTCAAGAACTACGAACCTGCGATGCCTTAATCACCACTGTGCTTGCCGCTGGCGGCACGAAACCGGCTACTGTAGGAGCCGGCGGGGACGATGAAGCGTGGGACGTCGCAAAGCTTGCAGCTCTCGACGTGCCCATCATCCAAGGTCTTGCGCTCACCAATGCACGCTCCGAATGGGAAGACAACGACGAAGGACTCAGCCCTCTCGACGTGGCCACCCAAATCGCGGTACCAGAATTCGACGGGCGGATCATCTCCGTACCATTCTCATTCAAAGAATACGACTCCGACGGTCTCATCTCCTATGTACCCGATGCCGAACGATGCTCCCGCCTAGCTGGAATAGCCATCCGCCATGCGGCACTGCGAACTATCGAGAATAAAGACAAAAAACTCGTCCTCATGCTCTCTGCATATCCCACCAAGCACGCCCGCATTGGTAACGCCGTGGGACTCGATACTCCGCTTTCTACACTCCGTGTCCTTCAAGCCCTCAACAACGCAGGCTACGACCTCGGTAACACCAGTGAAATACCAGGTTATTCAGAAGACGGCGCTCATGACGGAGACGCATTAATGCACGCCATCATCGCAGCGGGTGGACACGACCCAGAATGGCTCACCGATGAGGTCATCGAGAACAACCCCCTCAAACTTTCCCAAGCGGATTACCTCAGCTTCTTCGCCTCCTTACCGCAAGCAATGCAAGACGAGATGATCCAGCACTGGGGACAAGCCCCCGGAACTCATTACGTCAACCAAGAAACCGGCGAACTCTATATAGCTGGATTGCAGTTTGGCAACGTCGTCGTGATGGTTCAACCGCCCCGTGGCTTCGGCGAAAACCCTGTCGGCATCTATCACGATCCCGACCTTCCCGCCAACCATCACTACCTAGGGGTCTACTATTGGCTCAGAGAAATCTTTGGAGCCAACGCCATCGTGCACATGGGCAAGCACGGAAACATGGAATGGTTACCAGGAAAAAACGCAGGCCTTTCCGCTGAATGCTACCCGGATCAGGCCATCAGCGAATTACCGCTTATTTATCCCTTCCTAGTCAACGACCCGGGGGAAGGAACACAAGCCAAAAGACGAGCCCATGCAACACTTGTCGACCACATGATTCCGCCCATGGCGCGCGCCGAAAGCTACGGAGACATCACCCGGCTCGAACAGCTTCTCGACGAACACGCAAACATTGCGTCCATGGATCCCGCCAAACTCCCCGCTATCCGCCAAGAAATCTGGACGCTGCTTCAAGCAGCAAAAATGGACAAAGACCTTGGCTGGGAAGAACGCCCCGACGAAGACGCCTTTGATGATCAAATCATGGAAATCGACGGATGGCTCTGCGAAATCAAAGACGCAGCCATCCGCGGCGGACTCCACATCCTAGGAGAAGCAGTCACCGGGGAAGTCCGCATCGAACTCGTTCTAGCAATGCTACGCGCCCGCCAACTCTGGGGAGGCGACAAAGCAGTACCAGGCTTGCGTGAATCCCTAGGATTATCCGAAGCCGGCGATGAAACCCTCGGCAGGGTAGACACGGTAGAAAAAATTGCCCACGCTCTTTTAACAGAGATCGACGCTGCAGGCTGGGACCCCAACAGCGTGAGCCCCATTCTGGACGCAACCGAACTACCTGGAAACGCAAACAAAGAAGAACTAGCCAAGCTCCTGGGTTTTGCGTGCAAGGAGATCATCCCGCGGCTAGCCCAATCAGAACGGGAAATCGACCAGATCCTCCGCGCGCTCGATGGAAGGTTTATCGAGGCAGGCCCCTCCGGTTCCCCCATGCGAGGCCTGGTCAACGTCCTGCCTACGGGACGCAACTTCTACTCAGTTGACCCCAAATCACTCCCGTCCCGCCTAGCATGGGAAACCGGCCAACTCCTCGCAGATTCCCTCATCGAGCGTTACCGGGCAGAACACAACGGAGACTACCCAACATCCGTCGGACTTTCCGTCTGGGGAACCTCTGCCATGCGCACCTCCGGAGACGACATCGCCGAAGTATTCGCGCTCCTTGGAGTGCGCCCCGTGTGGGATGAAGCATCGCGCCGGGTGATTGACCTAGAAGTCATGTCCCTCGAAGAGCTCGGACGACCACGTATTGACACAACAGTCCGTATTTCTGGTTTCTTCCGCGATGCATTCCCTCACGTGCTTGCGCTTATCGACGATGCCGTCCAGCTAGTGGCCCACCTCGACGAGCCGCTACACATGAACTACATCAAGGCCCATGCGCTTGACGATGCACAACAAGACCACGTACGACGCATTTTCGGATCAAAACCAGGCACGTATGGGGCCGGGCTGCTTGAGCTCATCGAGTCTGGCACATGGCGCGACGATAAAGATCTTGCGGATGTCTATACAGCGTGGGGCGGTTATGCCTACGGACGTGGTATGAGCGGGGTAGAGGCTGCTGACGATATGCGCACTGCTTATCGACGCATTCAGGTCGCTGCAAAGAACGTGGATTCCAAGGAACACGATATCGCCGATTCTGATGATTACTTCCAATTCCATGGCGGCATGGTTGCTACAGTGCGGGCGCTCACCGGTAAAGACCCTGAAGCCTATATCGGTGATTCGACGCGTCAGGAAACCGTCAAAACCCGCACGTTGCATGAAGAATCACGCCGTGTTTTCCGTGCTCGTGTTATCAACCCACGGTGGATTGCAGCCATGCGTAAACATGGATATAAGGGTGCCTTTGAGATGTCCGCTACCGTTGACTATCTCTTCGGATATGATGCGACCACCGGGCTCATGGACGATTGGATGTATGAGACGCTGACGGATACATACGTTAAAGATCCAGAGAATAAAGAATTCTTTGAAGCTTCTAATCCTTGGGCGCTCCGTGACATTTCCGAACGGTTGCTTGAGGCTGCAGATCGTGGACTGTGGGAAAACCCTACCCAAGAAGCCCTGGATACCCTGCGGGGGACGTTCCTAGAGATGGAAGGCACCTTGGAAGAAGATTCTCAATAG